Within the Chrysemys picta bellii isolate R12L10 chromosome 17, ASM1138683v2, whole genome shotgun sequence genome, the region ggaggggcaggagttaGGGGTGAGAAGCCCCCAGAAGCTCTATGTCCCTCTTTGGCAGGGATCCCACCCCCGTCCGAGAGCTTGCCACTGAGCGGGCGCCACAGCTTGGGGTGACACACAGCCAGCATTAGGTTCCAGAGTTAACAGGCAGCCCACTTATGGGAGGGGCATCAGGAtttctgggttctttccccaccTGTGCTACTGTGCTCTTTGGCAAGTCCCTTCCAAgcctggtgcctcagtttccccatggggaatggggggcggaggggagataTTCACGGTAGGACTGAGGTATCACTCCGTGGCTAagggcccagcagggggaggagataTTCAGAAGGATCAGGGGAAGCCAAGCCAGGCCATGTGGCTCTGGTTGCTGCCCAGCGGGTACCGTGCCAGGGAGTCACAGCCCTACCCAGCTCTGCGCCCTTGGGCTCTGCATCGACCCTGCCCCCAGCAGCGCATGTGCCAcaccccagccagctccacagGCTGGAGCCTCAGGGACAACTCTGGGCCCTGGCACCACTGCCCAGCAGGAAACCCCCTGGCCATAgggtccccatccccccacacttCCCTCCAGGGGCCCCTCTGCATCCAGCACTAGGGCTGTCCCTGCTCCGCCAGCCCCCGTGTCCAGGGtaccccccttctcctcccttggagcCAGGCctagtgcccccccacccctcagtctGCCCAGTATCTGCCCCATGGCCTCGGTGCCCCGACCCATGCCCGGGCACTACCCCGAGAGGCTGGTGCTACTCTGTGCGGGGCTGGGAGAGTCGCTGCTCTCCTGGGTCTCACtatgcccggggggggggggggggaagagaggcattCAGACGCCCGGCccctcctggctccagccacgCTGACCCCCACCCTCGCCATGGTCCGGCCCGGCAGCACCCACCTGGGCAGAGTGGAGCTGTTCTTCTCCCAGGGCCTCCGCACCGAGTCTGCCAAGAGAGGGGAGAAATGGGCGCCTGGCGCTTTAACTGGGGAGGTCCATGGGGAgaggaatttggggaagggagggtctcagacacccagccccccaccccagcagagaGTCCAAGGTGTGAACCCCCCATGCGTGGGCCCCCCACACGCAGGGCCCCGTGCCCCTGGCCAGTGCCAGGGCAGCATGATGCCCAGGCAAGGGgctgcccgcccccgcccccctcttcattcagctcccagcatgccctgctccaCCTGTCCTCCCCCTGGGCATGCTGGGAGCCAGGGGTCTCGGGGGCTGGCCGGGCCCCCCCAACTCACCGCTCGGCAGGCTCGGGGTCCTAGTACCTGAGGGTTCGGTGGCGTcttgctgctgggggcagaacggggggaggagggtgtcagTGGGTCTTGCGGCCATGGgcgagccccccttcccccccccaatgagccccaggggatctccctccccccaagaagtGGGGCCAGCTCCCTCCTGAACTGCTGGGCAGATCCGGGACTCGGCACCGGCCCAGCCATGCCCCAgggctcagccccctccccaggaaCAGGAGATCCCTGCCCTGGCATGGCCGCGGGACAGGCcgggcggggggggacggggggacgggGACAACACTCACGCTGGAAACGTCGTCATCTTTCTTTGGCCCAGGCTTCTCGCCCGGCAGCGTGGCTTTCCGCCTGCGGGGGGCGACGGGGAGAGCGGGGTTAGCGCCCGCCCCAAGAGtcacccgcccccccagccctgccaggaggCACAGATCCCACTCGGACAAGCGGGGCgacgccccaaccccctggcaGGGCAGAGTCAGCATCGGGGACACATCTGGGATCTCCCCCCAGTTCCCCCCACActtccccatgccccagccccacacccacagggcagctcccctttcccccccggcacagagcccccagccccccacagcagagacccctgcgccccccccccgacACGGAGACCCAGcactccctcccctgctcacCGTCTGGCCAGCATGGCGCTCATCTCCTCCATcaggcccccgccccccccaccacgACTGGCCTCGTTCTTTGGGGCTGtcccagcgctgccccccgccgGCCCAGCGCCATCCTCCTGCTGCCGGGGGGGCAGGAAACAGAGTCATTATCAGGCCCAGTGCcgcaatcccccctcccccccagttctaGCTCTGCTCGGTGTCttggcccccccgccccagccccctctgGGCAGGCGACAGGCCAACCCAACTCCCAATGCCAGACCCAGCCTGGGCGGGGGCCACCTGACCCCTACCTTCTTcccactccccccgcccctcccccaactccgcctccccctccctgcccccccacccaccttgGCGATTTTCCTGAGTTTTGCGCTTGCGATGGCGGCTGCCAGGCCActggcccccccgcctccggccccagggccctgcgcagcaggcagagggggggcggggggcggccccCCAGTCGCGGGCGGTGGCCCCCCAGTCGCGGGGGGcggccccccagcagcagcgggcaGGCCGGGTGGCGGAGGCGGCCCTGGAGGGGGGGGTGGTcccgggggcggcggggggcctCCCCCCGAAGGGGTCGCTGGAGCTCCTGCCACACAAGACCGAGGGGGGTtagagggggatggggggtggggaagaggtctGAGCAAATGCCACTGGGACCCTCTTAGCCAGGCAAGACCACCCTGGGGActgggggccccacacagcccccccctcccccggccaatGGATAGAACTAATCCCCACGACATCAATAATTTAATTCCTGagcggccccccccccccttgcagcagctgccccggggcctggggctgaggcaCCGgtggggagacaccccccccccccacacacacacacacaggtacagTCCTGTGGGGCTAGAGACACAGctagggggaaggagggggggtcgtGTGCGAAAGACCAAGCCCGACTCCCAGTGCCTgcccccaccgccccccccccgcgcctgcCCCCTAactcccccccgcctgcccccacgGCATTACCCACCTGCACTGGCCACCCGGCGCTCCTGttcctgctccagctgctgcctggGAGACAAAGCGGGGtgagaacgggggggggggggggggacacgacaaatacccagggacccctccccagggtgtctcccctccccatcactcACCTACGCGGCGAGGCCTGGGGGGACCCCGGGTCCAGGATCCCCGACACCACGAACCCACACATGCTGGACAGCCGCTCGCCCCGCCAGCCGCAAGCCGATTAGGGGCTGAGCCGGTAGCACCCGCCCCAGCCGCTCCGGGGCTTAGCCAGGAGGGGGGGTCACTTCAGTAATCCCCTGGGGCACGGGCGTCAGCAACTGGGCAGCCCTCACCGAGGGGCCCAGGATGGGACGGGGCGGGAGCCatgtccccccgtcccccccccacgGCCACCCTGACTCCCCTTCACCCCCCTAAGCCTCAGAGACCCTCCCTGGTAACAGCCCCTGCGACCCCCACCCCGCCAAGCCCACCGGGGGTCTGGGAACGGGGTGGGGGAACCCGGTGGGAgggcacaggtgtgtgtgtgtggggggggggggggacaccatACCTTTTCTGTTGCTCTATCTCATCTGGGGAGGGGCCGTTCTGGGGGGGCCCGGACGGAGCCAAGCCTGCACCGGGACACACAATGGGGGTGTAGGTCAGCAACAGGTTCCACCCCGCAGCCTCGCCCCCCCCGAAGATCAGAGCGCCGGCTCCCCACTCCCGGCCACAGGTCCCACAGGGCGACCCgccctccagccccccaaaccCTGGCACTGCCATGGGGCCAAGCCCCTGCgtctccagcctgagcccccccaagcCGTGCCCAGCCCCCTGGGcgatgggggcggggccgggcgccgCTCACTCACCCGCGTCCAGCCGGTCCAGGGCGAGCAGCATCCCGCTGGCGAACTGGCTGGCGTCCTCCTTGGTGCCGAAGTTGAGCCCCCAGACCTGGCGGGCGTCGCGCCACTGGTGGAAGTTGGGTGTGGCCTGGTTGTACTTCATCCCCTTCACGATCGCACAGTTAATgaccacctgggggggggggggtcaggtcaGCAGGGACCCATGGGATTCcagtccccacccacccacccccagaccATACCAAGGCcacggggttggggggagggggtgagacaCCACCAAGAGCACCTGGCACCCCAGGGACCAGCCTGGGCATGGGGATGGCCCtgttcagggggcaggaggggctggggccaggctggtgCCATGGGGGGACAGGACGCCTGGCTTCTCACCCGAGCTCGGGGCAGAGCATCAAGGGTAAGATgatggggcagggctgaggaCCCCTCCCCGCTTGGCGTGGAAgccaggaggggctgtggggagggctcAGCCCTGCCCGGACCACCAGCCCTGGCACCGGCTTTGCCGAGCACAGCACGGGGGGCTGGCAGTGCCCTCTGGCACCAGAGTGAAGCCTACAATTGCCAtagcagggggcagcagaaggTGTCCACCCCCCACCCAGTCCTCAgccctgcaaggggggggggggggggggctccccagctTGAGCCCCAAACCCACAGGTCGGGATCCAGGCCACATTTCCTAGGGGGGAGGCAGCCTGGGGGGCAGGACAGGCTTCAAACTCTGGGGAGggggcacttgggggggggggggggggagactggaACACTGGCCAGGAGAGCCAGCCCCCCCATGCACAGCTCTGCCTCACCCTAGGGggatccagccccccccccccagccggccaGGGCCCCCACCAGGGCAGATCACAGGGGGTGCGGGGCCATCCTTTccgacagcccctcccctgtggcGCAGCCTGAGCCCCTGTTCCCTGGCAGGTCCCAGggccccccctcccagcccagcccagcccccacacctgctGGTCCGCCTGCATCTTGCGGCCCACCACGCGGAAGGTGTTGCTGCCCGGGCTGTGGTAGATCTGCACCCAGCTGACAGCCTGGGGGCCGCTCCCCGCCGCCACCCACTTCTTGTTGGCATCGTCGTACAGCATCACCGTGGCGCGGGTGGCGCAGACGACCGTCTCGCTGCggagggagaagggggtgaaCGTGGGGGGAGGAGCTCCTGCAGGCCCCTCCCCACGCCAAAGTGAACCAGCTGAGCCCCCCAAGCCCAGCCAGCGGCTCACCCTTTAGCACAGGGGAACCCTCAGTGCACTCCAGGCCCAGACactctggggggctctgcaccccAGGGGACAGGGCTCAGCCCACtgtacaggggaaactgaggcacagggaggagaATGGAATGGCAGAGTCAAgcacagaacccagaagtcctgact harbors:
- the VASP gene encoding vasodilator-stimulated phosphoprotein isoform X2, with the translated sequence MSETVVCATRATVMLYDDANKKWVAAGSGPQAVSWVQIYHSPGSNTFRVVGRKMQADQQVVINCAIVKGMKYNQATPNFHQWRDARQVWGLNFGTKEDASQFASGMLLALDRLDAGLAPSGPPQNGPSPDEIEQQKRQQLEQEQERRVASAGAPATPSGGGPPPPPGPPPPPGPPPPPGLPAAAGGPPPATGGPPPATGGPPPAPPLPAAQGPGAGGGGASGLAAAIASAKLRKIAKQEDGAGPAGGSAGTAPKNEASRGGGGGGLMEEMSAMLARRRKATLPGEKPGPKKDDDVSSQDATEPSGTRTPSLPSDSVRRPWEKNSSTLPRMKSTAPSSTEPPPSTDESDLERIKQELLEEVRRELQKLKEEIIEAFVLELRKRGSP
- the VASP gene encoding vasodilator-stimulated phosphoprotein isoform X1, which produces MSETVVCATRATVMLYDDANKKWVAAGSGPQAVSWVQIYHSPGSNTFRVVGRKMQADQQVVINCAIVKGMKYNQATPNFHQWRDARQVWGLNFGTKEDASQFASGMLLALDRLDAGLAPSGPPQNGPSPDEIEQQKRQQLEQEQERRVASAGAPATPSGGGPPPPPGPPPPPGPPPPPGLPAAAGGPPPATGGPPPATGGPPPAPPLPAAQGPGAGGGGASGLAAAIASAKLRKIAKQEDGAGPAGGSAGTAPKNEASRGGGGGGLMEEMSAMLARRRKATLPGEKPGPKKDDDVSSQQDATEPSGTRTPSLPSDSVRRPWEKNSSTLPRMKSTAPSSTEPPPSTDESDLERIKQELLEEVRRELQKLKEEIIEAFVLELRKRGSP